The window CCGCAGTGTTTGTGATGTTGAAATGAAGAAGATCTTTCTGCACCATGACACCAAGACAAATCCCACAAACTTGACAATAAACCCAACTCTGATTCAGATGAATGGAACGTATGGTTTGTGAATTTATGACTTTTGCCACTCTGAAGCCACTTGTAATTTCTGTCACTCCTGCAGGGTCCAGATAAGCTTTTGGACAACGATTCAGAATTTTTCCACAGGTTTACCATAGTCATTGGTGTCCAGCTACCAGAAAGGTATGAGATCATCTTAATCCTTGCATTCATTTACAGTGCTGTGCTAAAATCTTGAGACACCTGTCATTTCTTTATACTGTGCTAGGAAAATAGAAAATTGGTGCAGTGTTTTGAAACAATgtacaaacatacatggaaatgcaGCGTATAAGGAAAAAACAGTTTGTGctattctaacaagcttgaaagtcaacatttggtatgaccacctttattcttcaacacagcctgaactttcttaagtaagctttcttgtcatttctttaagtagtcttgaggaatagttctccaggcttcttgaagcaCATTCAAAAATCTTTCATGATGATGAAGAGCTTTGAATGAtgaagatgatcccacactgcttcaataatgagGTCGGGGCTCGGGGAAAGCCAGTCCCCAACTGataatgtttcattgtgtgttttgcttttacTACAGTTCgaagtgtgtttgggatcattgtcacgCTGAAATATGAAGAACAGAAGCTGATGCCAATTTTCCCCTATTTCTTAAGGATaagactttcagatactgtttatcTGCTGTCACAGTCACTTCTTGTCCTCTTCCACCTGGACACATTCGGCACTTTTCAAGGACTCTTAGGCTCTTTTGAAGTGACTTTGCTGgttcaaaaaaattttttatgtTGGTCAAACTGTGTTCTCTTTGGCATTTCTCATAGGTCCAACTACAATGATTTGgaaattgtttaaaaaagatACAAGAAAGTCTGACTCCTTGGAAGTAAAATGATTTAAGCCTTTTCCACtgtactgtaatactgtaaCAAAGAGCTGATGAAGAAAACTACGGCAGTCCATGAGTCATTTATTCTTAGAGAACGTTCATACATATCTATTGCAAGATTTTCCAATCAAATTAAACATACTTCATTGTCGGGCTACTTTtaatatatacttttttttcttttatgtaaaATGTTAACTCTTTTTGCAGAAAGTTTCAGGACTGACTTAATTTTCTTGCTGGTCTTATTTTCTGTCCAAATATCTTCACATCTCTTCAAATCCAACAGCACGTGTTTGAGGCTCGGCTCAGTTCTTTGGAGTGCCTCTGTACCTTTCCTAGTCTGTAAGACCTACGGCCTCATTGGCTACATGAGACTGGTGGTGCAGGAGCATACAGGTAAGTCGCTCTTAGCAGcagttttcttctttaaatcCTTTTTATAGTCTTGGCATTCTTCAGTTGGTATGTCTAACCTGATAAGTTCACTTTTCAGTGAACAGTGAACTTGGTACGAACATAGCTTATTTATGTATTAATATTTGCCAAATTACACAGTATATTTAAGAGTACAGACATGACACTAATATTGAATTTTTCTGCATCTCTCTTCAGTGATTGAATCTCACCCAGACAATGCCTTGGAGGATCTAAGGTTGGACCAACCCTATGCTGAATTTCAGAACCACATTAAGTCATATGATCTTGACAGCATGGAGAAGAAGGTGTGTGTTTCATTTGTGCATGCACATCATTCAAATGATGCCAGGGTTACACATCTAATCATCTTCCTTTCCGTTCTTTATTTAATCTGTAGGATCACAGTCACACGCCGTGGATAATCATTGTTGCTAAACACCTGGAGAAATGGCTCAGTGAGGTGCagtattacatttttcttttgcttctctAGTGCCAAAATGTCTGACAGATCCTTTAGCATTTCTGTTGCTGTGCAGAAGAATCTAATTCTGCTTTTGCTGTTTGTCATTGTAGCATAATGGTCAGCCACCAAAAAACTACAAGGAGAAAGAGGCCTTCAGACAGCTCATTCGGGAAGGTACTTGTGGACCTGTGAAGATACTTGTGGACTTTTCTCTTCATTTTATGCATActatttctctttctttcaggGATCAGGAAGAATGAGAATGGTGTCCCAGAGGATGAGGAAAACTTTGAGGAAGCTATTAAGAATGTCAATACTGCTTTAAATCCTACCAAGGTGACAGAATTTAAAAGCTCTTGGCTTCCTTAAGAGCTGTCTTGTGTCCCACACAGCATCTCTCACTTTAAACTCCCACCCCTCCATAGTTTAGTCTATTAAGACTTGTGAAATCTCTTGCTTCTGCAGATTCCTAGCGCTGTTGAAGATCTCTTCAATAGTGAGCAGTGTAAAAACATCACAGCACAGGTTGTAATTTTTTGCCAGATCTTTcctataaaaaaatacatattttaagGTGTTTGCTTTTAATCTTAAGTATTTcttgtatgtgtttgtttagAGTCCGTGCTTCTGGGTGATGCTGCGAGCTGTCAAAGAATTTGTTCACAACGAGGGAAATGGAAGCCTACCCGTACGAGGAACCATACCTGACATGATTGCAGATTCTCAGAAGTTTATCAACCTTCAAAATGTGTAAGTGGGGAAATATATGGGTGCTCACTGTTTAATTAAACAAGAGCAACAGAAATGAACTCAACAGTTCTGCATTTATTGATACATACTTGCCATTTGTGGGTGGTTTGACTtcttatttgtgttttattacaGTTACAGGGAAAAGGCCATGCAGGATGCAGCAGCTGTTTCTAAACATGTAGAATCTCTACTACAGTCTGTTGGAAAGGTATGGCGCAAAGCTTTGGAGCTTAGAT is drawn from Oreochromis aureus strain Israel breed Guangdong linkage group 1, ZZ_aureus, whole genome shotgun sequence and contains these coding sequences:
- the nae1 gene encoding NEDD8-activating enzyme E1 regulatory subunit isoform X2; translation: MGTQSQVKMLETTFSSAKTALERAQAATEHLQELNSDVSGNFVEEGPDKLLDNDSEFFHRFTIVIGVQLPESTCLRLGSVLWSASVPFLVCKTYGLIGYMRLVVQEHTVIESHPDNALEDLRLDQPYAEFQNHIKSYDLDSMEKKDHSHTPWIIIVAKHLEKWLSEHNGQPPKNYKEKEAFRQLIREGIRKNENGVPEDEENFEEAIKNVNTALNPTKIPSAVEDLFNSEQCKNITAQSPCFWVMLRAVKEFVHNEGNGSLPVRGTIPDMIADSQKFINLQNVYREKAMQDAAAVSKHVESLLQSVGKPAESIPEKDIKLFCKNASFLRVVRCRSLAEEYSVDTVNKDEITSCMDSPDSEMVFYLMLRAVDRFYQQHSRYPGVYNYQVEEDISKLKACVNSLLQEYSLNVNIKDDYIHEFCRYGAAEPHTVSAFLGGSAAQEAIKIISHQFVPFNNTFIYNAMSQTSATLRL